AGGCATGGAAGAATTTCATTAAAATATGATATACTCATATTTTGACGGGATTGTTCTATGCTTTTTTTGTTGTCTTATAACAAGAGAACGGACAATCTACTTCTGCAGAAGAGGAATGTTTATGAAAATCAAAAAGGTGCTCAATCAAAATGCAGTACTCGTCGTGGATGATGGACAAGAAAAAGTGGCCGTTGGTAAAGGCGTGGGATTCAACAAAAAGAAAAATGATTTGTTATTCCCACAACAAGTGGAACGGATGTTTGTGATGGAACCTGAGGGCTTGAAAAAGCTGCAAGTTTTATTATCACAAATTGATGAGAGATACTTTTTTGTCACAGAAGAAATCATCGCTCATGCTGAAACTGTGCTTGGTGAAAAGTTAAATGAACATATCAATATTGGGTTAAGTGATCATATTGCGTTTGCCGCAGAAAATATTCAAAATAATATCATTGTGCGAAATAAACTTTTGAATGAAATCGAAATTCTTTATACTGAGGAGTTTTCGATTGCGCAATGGGCAGTTGATTATTTGACACAAACGTTAGGAATCCCTTTTAGTTATGATGAGGCAGGTTACATTGCAATCCATATTCATAGTGCTCGTAGTGGGCGAACGGATAACAGTAAAAGTATTCGTGAAGTCACAATTGTTTCAGAAATTATTCATTTGATCGAGCAAGAATTAGGAATCAATATTCATGATGAAAAGATGAGTCTCAGCTATTCACGATTGGTCAATCATTTACGCTTGTTTATTCACCGATTTCAACAAAGTCAGTACGCAGTGTTAGATGATGAAATTTTGGATGTCGTGCGTAAAAAATACGCAGAAAGTTACGAGATATCAAAAAAAGTTCAAGTTTTGTTAATGAGAAATTTTCACTATCAAGTACCAAACGAAGAATTAGGTTATCTTGCTATTCATATCGAACGGCTGAAGATGATCAAATAAAAGACAAGGGGAGAGACAAAAATGAAAGCATATATGCAAAGAATGGGACGCTCGTTGATGCTTCCTGTAGCGGTATTACCAGCTGCAGCGATTTTAATGGGTATTGGATACTGGATCGATCCAAACGTTATGACGGGTTTAGGAGATCCCAACTTTCTATCTGTTTTTTTAGTTAAAGCAGGTGGCGCAATTATTGATAATCTACCTGTATTATTTGCGGTAGGTTTAGCATTAGGTATGTCTAAAGATAAAGATGGTGCAGCAGCCCTTAGTGGTTTGGTCGCTTTCTTAGTAGTAACAACGTTACTTTCAACTGCAGCAGTGGGTGCCATGAAAGGTATTCCAGTAGAACAAGTTGATCCTGCATTTGCTAAAATTAGTAATGCGTTTATCGGAATTTTATCTGGATTGATTGCCGCAGCAATGTACAATCGATTTAGTCAGGTGAAATTACCAATGGCTTTATCTTTCTTTAGTGGTAAGCGATTAGTTCCAATCATGACTGCATTAGCAATGCTAGTAGCTTCAGGTGTATTATTCTTCTTATGGCCAGTAGTATTCTCTGGACTAGTTGCATTTGGTGAGTCTATTTCTAAATTAGGTGCTGTCGGTGCTGGTTTATATGGATTCTTTAACCGTTTACTAATCCCAACTGGGTTACATCATGCATTAAACTCAGTGTTTTGGTTTGACGTTGCTGGAATCAATGATATCGGTAACTTCTTATCTGGTACTGGAGAAAAAGGAATCACTGGTATGTATCAAGCTGGATTCTTCCCAATGATGATGTTTGGATTACCAGCAGGTGCTTATGCAATTTACCGTAATGCACGTCCTGAAAAGAAAAAAGCAACAGCTTCATTAATGATCGCAGCAGCGTTTGCTTCATTCTTTACTGGTATTACTGAACCACTAGAATTCTCATTTATGTTCGTTGCATGGCCATTATATGTTTTACATGCTATTTTGACAGGTATTTCATTATTTATTTCTGCAATTTTCCACTGGACAGCAGGATTTGCTTTCAGTGCTGGTTTAGTCGATTTTGTTTTAAGTTTACGCAATCCAATTGCCAACCAACCGTATATGTTGATTGTTCAAGGATTAGTTATGGCAGTTCTTTACTTTGTTGTATTTGACTTCGCAATCAAAAAATTCAACTTAATGACTCCTGGTCGTGAAGAGGGCGAAGGCGAAGAAACACCAGACATCGATACAACTGGTGACAACAAATTTGCAGTTTTAGCTAGCAAAATCTACCAAGGTCTTGGTGGGGATGCTAACGTTACTTCAATCGATAATTGTACAACTCGTTTGCGTCTAACTGTTAGTGACACAGGCAAAGTCGATCAAGCAAAAATCAAAGCAACAGGCGTTCCTGGTGTGAAAGTGATTGATGATACAAATATTCAAGTAATCGTCGGTACAGAAGTGCAATTTGTAGCTGATGAAATGAATAAAATTCGCAATGGCGCAGCTCCTGTTACAGGTGAACCTGTAAAAAAGCCTGAAGTGAAAACAGAAGCACCAAAAGTAACAGCAAAGGAAACTGAATTATATGCTGTTGCAAACGGAAAAGTTATCCCCATTTCAGAAGTACAAGACGATGTTTTCTCAGCAAAAATGATGGGTGACGGTTTTGCAGTTATCCCAACTGATGGTGAAGTATCAACTCCTGTTGCAGGTAAAATCACAAGTATTTTCCCAACAAAACATGCTTTAGGAATTCAAACAGATTCTGGTATTGAAGTATTGTTACACATGGGCTTAGACACAGTTGAGTTAAAAGGTGCACCATTTACGTTACATGTTGAAGAAGGTCAAGTACTAAAACAAGGTGATAAAATCGCAACAATCGATCTAGCAGCTTTAGAAACTGCTGGTAAAAAATCTGATTTGATCGTTGTATTTACAAATCAAGATGTTGTTGAAAGTTACGATTTAACAAAAGCAAATCAAACAGTTGGCGCTAATGATTCAATTGGTAAAGTAACTGTAAAATAAGCTGATAAAAGCTACCTGAGAATAGTCTCAGGTAGCTTTTATTTCTTTTCTTGCTTTATTTTTATTCTATGATATGGTTAAAGTGTAATTGTTTTATGTTATTTAGCTTCAAGAGCTAACCTAGAAGTAAAGAGATAAAAATAAATGAAGTAAAAAGTACGTTAACTTTTTTTATTTTCTGTCGAGGTTCAACAAGCTCTTTCAGCTTATAAATTAGGAGGAGATTATCTTGCATGAATAACGCTGGACACAAAGAAGTGCCAGTTGATGATCATACGGTTTCTTTGTGTCATATTGGGTAAATATGATAAAGATGAAGGAGCAGAATCACATGATTATTATTAAAGGAAACAATCCGAGAAAAATCGACAAAATTTGGGAATTAGTAAAAAAAGAGCACACAGGGAAGAAAGTTGCAGTCGTTGGCTATCCTGGAGAAATTCCGCATAATTTTATTCGCGCAAAGCAAATGCCTACCTACGAAACAATGACAAAGCACAATACACTTGACGATTTAACACGCTTTTTAAAAGACACAAAAGATCGATTTGAAGCAATCATTCTATATCTTGATTGTGAATCTCATTTGATAGAGTCAATAAAGGAAACAACAAAGTCTTATAAAGAAAAGTTTATCTTAACTGTTTATGATGAAAAGGTATATGAGCAAGTGGTTGATGGAGAATAAAGGTGGTAAATGGTATGAACGAAAAGACGGAACAATTGTTAGGACTGATTGAAAAGTTCCAAACAGAAGATCTTTCATTGGATGATGCAATAGAACTTCGACGATTATCTGCAGAATTTGCAAATGTCTGTGGCGAAGCTGTTGAACAGAAAATGGATCAGTTTTATAAAAAATAAGTAATTAACTGAATAGTAGCATATGAAAGATAGAATTATTTCTGTCTTTCTTTTTTTATAGTAAAATCTCGTTACTTATAAATAGTAAGCAAATAAGTTGTGCATTTATTTTAAAGGTATATAATAACACTATAAAGGTCAGGGAAGGTCAATCGGAAGTTGATTTTCTACTGAATCTTTAAACAAAATAGGAGGTTTGTAAAATGGCAAAACAACATTATGACAGAAGTAAACCACATGTAAATATCGGCACGATCGGACATGTCGATCACGGTAAGACAACTTTGACCGCTGCAATCACAACAGTATTAGGGAAAAAAGGCCTAGCAAACCCGCAAGACTATGCTAGTATTGATGCAGCACCAGAAGAACGTGAACGTGGTATTACAATCAACACATCACATGTAGAATATGAAACAGAAGCTCGTCACTATGCTCATATCGATGCGCCAGGACACGCAGATTATGTTAAAAATATGATTACAGGTGCAGCCCAAATGGATGGTGCGATTTTAGTCGTATCAGCAACAGACGGACCAATGCCGCAAACACGGGAACACATCTTACTATCTCGTCAAGTGGGCGTAAAATATTTGATTGTTTTCCTTAATAAAATTGACTTAGTCGACGATGAAGAATTGATTGATTTAGTTGAAATGGAAGTTCGTGAGTTACTGAATGAATACAATTTCCCAGGAGATGATACACCTATCATCAAAGGGTCAGCACTAAAAGCATTGCAAGGAGATCCAACTGCGGAAGCTACAATTATGGAATTGATGGATACTGTAGATGCCTATATTCCTACACCTGAAAGAGATACAGATAAACCATTATTACTACCAGTGGAAGATGTCTTTTCAATTACAGGGCGTGGAACAGTAGCGTCGGGGCGTATCGATCGAGGAAAAGTAAGTGTTGGGGATGAAATCGAAATTGTCGGAATCAAACCTGATACACAAAAAGCTGTAGTGACAGGTATTGAAATGTTCCGTAAAACACTAGACTACGGTGAAGCAGGAGATAATGTAGGAGTATTACTAAGAGGAATTACTCGTGATGAAATTGAACGTGGGCAAGTGATCGCCAAACCAGGTTCGATTACACCTCATACTAAATTTATTGCTGAAGTTTATGTTTTAACAAAAGAAGAAGGTGGAAGGCATACACCATTCTTTACGAACTACCGACCACAATTTTATTTCCGGACGACTGATGTAACTGGAGTTGTTGAATTACCTGATGGCGTTGAAATGGTTATGCCAGGAGACAATGTTACGATCGATGTTGAATTGATTCACCC
This sequence is a window from Enterococcus sp. 7F3_DIV0205. Protein-coding genes within it:
- a CDS encoding PRD domain-containing protein, whose amino-acid sequence is MKIKKVLNQNAVLVVDDGQEKVAVGKGVGFNKKKNDLLFPQQVERMFVMEPEGLKKLQVLLSQIDERYFFVTEEIIAHAETVLGEKLNEHINIGLSDHIAFAAENIQNNIIVRNKLLNEIEILYTEEFSIAQWAVDYLTQTLGIPFSYDEAGYIAIHIHSARSGRTDNSKSIREVTIVSEIIHLIEQELGINIHDEKMSLSYSRLVNHLRLFIHRFQQSQYAVLDDEILDVVRKKYAESYEISKKVQVLLMRNFHYQVPNEELGYLAIHIERLKMIK
- the nagE gene encoding N-acetylglucosamine-specific PTS transporter subunit IIBC; the encoded protein is MKAYMQRMGRSLMLPVAVLPAAAILMGIGYWIDPNVMTGLGDPNFLSVFLVKAGGAIIDNLPVLFAVGLALGMSKDKDGAAALSGLVAFLVVTTLLSTAAVGAMKGIPVEQVDPAFAKISNAFIGILSGLIAAAMYNRFSQVKLPMALSFFSGKRLVPIMTALAMLVASGVLFFLWPVVFSGLVAFGESISKLGAVGAGLYGFFNRLLIPTGLHHALNSVFWFDVAGINDIGNFLSGTGEKGITGMYQAGFFPMMMFGLPAGAYAIYRNARPEKKKATASLMIAAAFASFFTGITEPLEFSFMFVAWPLYVLHAILTGISLFISAIFHWTAGFAFSAGLVDFVLSLRNPIANQPYMLIVQGLVMAVLYFVVFDFAIKKFNLMTPGREEGEGEETPDIDTTGDNKFAVLASKIYQGLGGDANVTSIDNCTTRLRLTVSDTGKVDQAKIKATGVPGVKVIDDTNIQVIVGTEVQFVADEMNKIRNGAAPVTGEPVKKPEVKTEAPKVTAKETELYAVANGKVIPISEVQDDVFSAKMMGDGFAVIPTDGEVSTPVAGKITSIFPTKHALGIQTDSGIEVLLHMGLDTVELKGAPFTLHVEEGQVLKQGDKIATIDLAALETAGKKSDLIVVFTNQDVVESYDLTKANQTVGANDSIGKVTVK
- the tuf gene encoding elongation factor Tu, with the protein product MAKQHYDRSKPHVNIGTIGHVDHGKTTLTAAITTVLGKKGLANPQDYASIDAAPEERERGITINTSHVEYETEARHYAHIDAPGHADYVKNMITGAAQMDGAILVVSATDGPMPQTREHILLSRQVGVKYLIVFLNKIDLVDDEELIDLVEMEVRELLNEYNFPGDDTPIIKGSALKALQGDPTAEATIMELMDTVDAYIPTPERDTDKPLLLPVEDVFSITGRGTVASGRIDRGKVSVGDEIEIVGIKPDTQKAVVTGIEMFRKTLDYGEAGDNVGVLLRGITRDEIERGQVIAKPGSITPHTKFIAEVYVLTKEEGGRHTPFFTNYRPQFYFRTTDVTGVVELPDGVEMVMPGDNVTIDVELIHPIAVEQGTTFSIREGGRTVGSGIVTEIEK